The Falco biarmicus isolate bFalBia1 chromosome 14, bFalBia1.pri, whole genome shotgun sequence DNA segment ccaccccaggaGCACACCTCCACCCTGCTGCTGAACGGCTACCAGACACTGGAGGACTTCAAGGAGCTGCGGGAGACCCACCTCAACGAGCTGAACATCACGGACCCCCAGCACCGTGCCAAGCTGCTCACAGCTGCCGAGCTCCTCCTGGATTATGACAGTAAGAGTcaggggaggtggaggggaaaCACTGCATGCTGCCCATGGCCCCCACGCCGGGCAGCCACAGCGGCAGCCTCCCTGCCCACTAATGCCACgtcctgcctcccccagcagcGAGCGAGCCAGAGGAAGGCGACAGCTCCGAAGCCCAGCCTTTGCCCTCAGAGCTCAAAGGGGACATTCCCCGGGACTCAGGCTGCTTCGAGGGATCAGAGACCCTAGACAGCAGCCGGGAAGATGCTGAATCGGGTGGTCCTGAGGGGCAGCTGCGGGCTCTCTCCCTGGCAGAGTCGTCCtgagcctgccctgcctgctggcacTGCCTCGCAGATGGGCACAGCCCACAGCCGCTTCCCGGACTGGAGGGGACGGCTGCTCACAGGGGAAGCAGgtgagcaccagcagcaggacccCACGGCCCTGGCATGGGACCTGGTGCTgcgtggctgcaggcagctcagccaCTGGCCCTCTGGGGCTACCCCCAGGACGTTTTGCACTGTACTGCGTTGCACTGCTGCCCCTACacaggtgctccaggcaccctGGGGAACAGTGTTCCCTGCCAAGATGCTGCAGGCCTGGATTGCCTCTCCTGGGCTTGCCCCACTTCATCCACAGCTTTTAGAGCTCTTCCCAGAGCCCTTGCTAGCTGGGTTGCACACACAGGAGACTGCAAGGACGGGGAGGTCCatggcaggcagggacaggaggtccagtgctgagcagctgggtgcGAGAGCACAGAGGTCCCACTGAGCCTGACTCCTTGCTGGCAAGGAGGACACCCACACTGCCTTCCTCCAGCATCTTCCtcacacagccagggcaggcagggaaaggtTTGCTGGACGGTTTGCATTGTCTGTGTTGGTGGGGTGCAtaggtgggtgggtgggcaaAGGTTCAGCCAAGCTGAAAGTTGCCCAGCAAGGGCACTGTGAGCCCCCGCTCTCAGCTCAAGGGGAGCCCCAAAGGCTGCCCGCAGCTTGCCAGCGAGCCCGGTCCAGCAGGGCTATGAAAGGGAGCTGGAGCAACCACCCTGCTGCCCCACAGGTGGCTGGGGGAGGCTGTCACCCCGGACAGCCCCCGCCATACTGCCAGATCCTCCCAGCCAGggccccacagcctctctgcaTGGGCAGGAGCCGAGGCAGGGGCACGCATCCACATGGGAGCACGGGGCAGCCTGCTCCCTGGCTCGGGGTATCTACTCCAGCTCCCTTCAGCCCAGCTTTTGCTGctcaccaccacctccagctcctgcactgcagcattGGCCTTTGGGCACCCAGTTTGTTCCTTTGCGCTCAATCTCAATAAAAACATGCAAGTCCGTTTCACTTCGGCCTTCAGCCTGCTTCCTACCAGCCAGGAAGGCttggggagggagctggggaagggagcagggtCTGCAGGTAACCACACGTTTCCCAGGAtgctccccagctgcacccACTGGGATGCATCTTGGCTCAGCTCGGGCTGCACAATCTGCACGCAAAGACACCCCccctcttcagctgctgtggggGGACAGGAGGACGCAATTAAGACAGCACAGATAAGACACGCTAGAAGCATGACACGTAGAGGCTGGAAAGCCAcggggaaagggaaagaggcaGCTGGCTTAGGGAGGCACAGAGAGAGGCAGAGGCTACAGGCTCAGCCATTTTTCAAACCAATTAAGTTTccttcattgttttaaaattaaaaaaggaaaaaataaaagaaacgCCAACCCTCGCCCTACCCCCACTTCCTTCACGGAGACCTTGAACAGAGCAGACAGGAACCACAGGTGTGGGCAGCATCTGCGACggccccagcaggcagcactcAACACACCGCATTAGAAAATAGattagtaaaacaaaaaaatacactttttcacaaCGAGTTTGAGATTTGGTCAGTAGCGtgttggggtgggtgggagaggaggggcAGCTCCCACCACCAGCGGGGTGTGCATggggccaggcacagcagcccaGGCCTGGTCCTGGgaccccccctccaccccagggTGGGACaggcccagcctggctgcagggtggcagcGGCTGCAGGCCGGGCAGCTCTGGCCCCACGGGCAGTGGCAGGCCAGGGCTCCTTCCCCAGTATGCACcagtggggagcagctgaaggcagctgcagggcaacTGTGAACCAGCGGCTGgaggccagggcagcagctctgccctctcACCTAGGAGAGGAGACCCCGGCACTACAGGAGAGAGGGCAGCGCTGGTTGCCACATTAATACTGGTTCACCCgctgccaggcacagcccaggTCGACACTGTAAGGGGCCAGGGAACAGGAGCAAGTTGGGAGGCACACATCAGGCCCTGGAGGGACAACACTCCCCGCTGCGCTCTGCTCCATGCCACTGTTGAAAGCAGGATGGCATATGAggccagggaaggagcagcagcaacttcatgctgccaggcaggagcatCACGGAGAAACAAGCAGGACATTCTCCACCTGCCACTCGCTCACCTCATGTCTGCAGAGAGGCACAGGACCCAGCACTCATGGTACAGGATCAACAGCTGCCAGGACACAAAACAGCCTTCCCTCCATCACCGGCCTCTGCAGGGACCCGCAGACACAAGGCTCTTCTCAGCCTGGCTGCCAGATGCAGGACAGGGAGCGTCACAGTGGAAGAGGagccctgccacagcacagaggtctcccaccacggcccagccctggcctctcccccctcctctgccAAGGCGATGCAGATGGCCAACACCAGACAGCCAGTCCCCGAACAGCTGGCAAAACCCAGGGAAGATTCAGGCTCTGAAAGCCAGTCGAGGATGGCTGAGAAATGCAGGGTAAGGCAGGGAGGACACAGGAACATGATGACATGACACAGAATCGGGGCAGAggttctgcagagcagcagctgagtgGCATGCCACAGCCTGGCAGGCAAGGGGAGGGCACGCCTGTGCTTGGCGCAGGCACCCATGAGCAAATGCAGCCCTGGCACTAGCTAGAAAGCCAACAGCACAGGCAGGCCCTCCCCTGCAGCTTGAtacaccccttgcacaactgGGGTGGAGACAAGCAGCAGGAAGAtgggctgccctgctccccccctcAAGCCCCTGGGTCAGGCATGAGCCCCGGGAAAGGATGGGAAGGAGTGCCCCCGCCACAACTGCTCTCGTGCAGGCCAAGTCACATGAAAAGAAGGAACATGGGAAGGAAGCTACTTTAAAAACCACTGCCAGCAGAACACACCTTCCCGGTTGTTTTGGCCCTTTTGGCACCGAAATGTCTCCCGACAACCCCTGCCACGTTAACCAATAAAACAATGCCACAGATtagaggaaggagggaggaggggagagaggacACTACTGCCATAAATTGGCTTTCCTCTTCCCATCAGGATTCCTCAGCAGTAGAGAGCAGGCCGACCCTAACATCGCTCCTGAGCTGCTTGACCACAAGTCATCTTGTCAGAATTGGGGCCAGATGGAGGACAGCCCCAGCCACAGAGCCAGTACTTGGCATCCAGGACAACCTGCAGAGCAAGAGGTCCTGCCTCGGCCCACAGGCAGACCAGCCTCAGTGGTGGCGAGTGCCCCTGGGTGACCAAGGAGGGCCACTCACCCTCATTATCCTTTGACACCATGCAAGGCCAGTgccagcctgcactgcctgtGCATCAAGGCGAATAATGACTAAAGCAAAATGGCCATGAGGAATCGTTTGCCTGCCATCCAGcccatctcctcctctcctctatCACTTCCAGCTTTGATTAGACAAAACAAGAAAGTTCTCCCTTTCAAGCAGATGCTAGTGCTCTGCTTGCCCAGCATTCTGGGATGGGACCGGGAGCTCCCCAGATGTTAGCTGCTTCTGCTCCGGCATCTCAGCGTTGCTCAGGGATGGTGCAGGGACCTGAAGAAAGAAGACAGCAGTGACTTGCGTGAATACACCCCAGTACAGAGCATGTTTGAGCACACAGACACgtggccctgctgccctggtCCTGTCTTCAGCTCCACCAGGCAGAGGTCTCGGCTGCGCTTGGGAGAAACCAGGGTCCACCAAACAGGCAAAACAGCAGCTCCATTAAGATCTGGAGCACTGGACTCTGGAGGCCTCCTGTCCAATCACATCCTTAATGCAGGGCTAATTTCAAAGGCAGAGTAGGCTGCTCAGGGCCATATCCAGTGGGGCAATAGCTTTCTCCAGCAATGGAGATTCTACATCTGCAAGGGCCCTTCCCAGGGACAATCCTTTAGCTTGCACTCAGTGCCAAAACAAGATGCCTGTAATCTCCCACCCCTCCTCGACCCCTCCTAGCTTCCATAGGTGCCAGCTCCCGGGACTAAGATCTCCAAAAGCACAACCAGCTGTGACTTCCTTTGAGGAAATCAAAGGAAATCAAGAGATGCTCATTTCCAGGGCCAGAGCAGAATGAGCTTTTTATCAGCAGCCTCTCAACAAGGCCCCCCCAAGCGTTGTTTTGTTCATGCTAAGTCACAGTatctgctttctctctgctgacCCAAAGCACCAGCAACTCCAAGCAGATGCCGCCCACTCACCCCCCACATGGAGGGAATCACTCACAGCACTCAAGTGAGGAAGGCTGCCATCCTTCTGTGgagctctgctctcctctgcctgcccaccAGAGTCCTGAGCAGCGGTGGGCTCTTGAGTGCTGGGCCCCCGTGGGCATGACTCCTCCTGAGCTGTGCTCTCTTCTTGCTGCAAGATGCCCCGTCTGTCCAAGACACTACAAGAACAGAATCACACCATCAGAGACCCACACCTCCCCTGAAGCTAGTGAACTTTTCCTGGCAGAAAAAGTGCTGgtggaaaacaaatgtcagGTCAAGAAGGTCCACTCCAAAACAGGCTGTGCACAGCCAAACCTAGTTTACAGCGTCTACATTCCTCCTGTGAAAACCAAGCCCCTTGGAAAGCAGTTCAGAGCGTGGGATCCCACCAAAACGAGTGCCCTGGAAAGCACCTTCGCTCCATATATTGCCCCAGGTAAGGGGAGCCACTCCCCCACTGGCTCCCCAAGGACATGGTGATCAGCAGCACGTCACAAGCTAGAACCACTGAagacaggcaaggaaggcaACACAAGGCCTTCCACCCCAGAGCATCCAGCCCAACTGACCTCTGGAAGCCTCATACACACAGAGCGctggcagaaaagcagccaggCCTTGTACCCAAGCAAGGGGAGCTACACACAGTCCTACACCGGGCTCTGGGGGAAAACGTGGCAGGGTGGCCCCTTGAGAGCTTACCTGGGGGGAAGAGGCCCACAGAGCACCTCACAGCAGTTCTTCACTATGTTGCCATGGCTGTAGGGATTCTGCACGCGGTTCTTCCCAGTCCAGGACCCCTTAATCTGCAACAGTCAGGGCACAAGCTCAGGTCTGCTTCACCAatcaccagccccagcccacggagccctGCCTTCAGGCCACAGGCCACGTCAGCAAGGTGGACACAACCGTGACATGCTGAGGAAGTGACGAAAAATGGAGATGGCTCAGAGGAACAAGAAGAGTCTACTTACATCTTCATTGGTTGTCTGATTCAGTGCCACCAGGAAGGTGTGGAACCCAGTCAACCCCACCACTGACCACAGGGTGAAGAAACAGATGAGCACTTCCAGTACAGTAAGGACAGTTAAGGACTGGGAACAGCCTGGCAacagtcccagcccagctgtgtCACTACCCCCAGGCACACTATCCtaactccttttcttttcctagacATGGTTTTCCATTTTACCTTCCTCCCAAAAGCCACAAAATCACTCCCCACCTTGTAGTCACAGGGGAAAACACCATGGAAGACTCCTTAGAGAACCCTGAGCATCAAGACTCCAGTCCCCCCAGAATGCAGCTCAAACTAACACCCAGCTTTGGAGAAGCCAACCCCTCTGCATTGTGGAAGGATATGTCCCTGGGGTTTCCTTCAACGTGTTCAGAAACCCAATCTTCAAAGATTCTGGCAATACAAAGagagaggtattttttttctctggaacaTCACACTAAATCCTGCTCCCTTTCCCATTCCATCACCTCTGGTTTGCAACACCATCTGTATCCCCCCCTCCAGCTCCTTAGCCAGCCCAGTCATCCCTCTCTCCAGAGCCAGACTCACTCAGTGCTACGTAGACTATGTTGAAGGTGAAGATGTAGATGGTGAGGAGTGAGAGCGAGAGGATAAAGAGGTAGAAATAGCGGTAGTTCCTCTTCCCCACGCAGTTGCCCACCCAGGGACAGTGATGGTCGAAGCGCtctatgaaaggaaaaatggagaTCAGCACTGCACTAGTGCAGTCCTGCCTGCCTCCAGATGCTTTACTGCCATGCCCTGAATTGAAATATTCCCAAGGCTGGCAAGGACTCCCCGGGCCATCaagtccaacccctctgctaACTCAGGGCCCTGTATCACGGCCCCCTTCCAGAAGGGGAGGCCACGTAAGAAAGTGCAAAATCATTTTACTAATGAGTTGGTTTGCACATTCAGATAGAGTTTAAGAGCTTTTAGTAAAGCAGCACACAGGTTAGATGACAGCCTGGGGCTCAGAAGTTCTTATCTAACCCATGTGCCCTTTACTCCTGTTGGAATAATTAGAAGAAGGTCCAAGGAACTGTATAAACACTCAAAGGACTGGGAACCTGCGGAGGAAAAAAGGGATCCAAAAGAATGGGATTTCTTCCTTGAGAAGGGATGCTGAACATGCGCCAATCATGATACGCAAAAGAGTTAAGTCTGCGATGCAGCAAGGGGAACAAAAAACAAGGGCACTCAACATAATGGCAGAATCTCTGTGCTGTTGCAAGTTGCAGCTTTCATGCAAGACACAGCTCTCCACTGGAACCCTCTAGCCCAGCAAGGCCAGCAGCTCAGTGAAACTCAGAAATGGACTGCACATTTACAAGGACAAGTTACACTTACGTTACACTAGTTATTGCCAAAGAAGTACTGGCTAAGATGAACCATCTGGCTTTAGGTTCCAAGCAAATCTCAAGCTCCTTGAGCTTCAGATGAAGCAGACTGTCCCTGTCTGTTCACACACCACCATTCTGGACTTGCTCAGCACACACAGTGTGAAACCCAATATGGAGCGAGATGGGGTGCAGGTCTCCACCTGCCCTCTTCCAAAGGCTCTCACCTAAcatccaggtgctggagcaggcacaAGCTCTTCTACTCACCCACACAGTTGTCACAGATGCTGCAATGAGAGGCACGGGGCGGACGGAAGATCTTACATGTGTAGCAATACTTCAGCTTCACTATCTGGTTGTTGATTTGAAAGTTTTTAATCCGTGGGGGTGGGCGCTGACCCTGCGGCACGGTACCGTTGGTGGCCTCTGAGTAAGAGAACCAAGGAGAGATTGGACCTGGTGCTACAACACAACAGGCCCAGAATGACAGCTCGCctccctgcttttcctgctAGTGGGATCAGGGTCTGCTGGGTCCGGAGTcagtggctgcagctctgctcacGCACTCCAGAGCCAACCTGAAGGCTTGGAGGCAAGAAAAGGGATGCCAGAGCTTTCATGGGCATATGGACAGGGGCTGTGGAGGGGGCATCACCCACATCCACCAAACTTCCTCTCTACCTGAAG contains these protein-coding regions:
- the ZDHHC9 gene encoding palmitoyltransferase ZDHHC9, translating into MSVMVARKKVVRKWEKLPGRNTFCCDGRIMMARQKGIFYLTLFLILGTCALFFAFECRYLAVQLSPAIPVFAAVLFLFAMATLLRTSFSDPGVIPRALPDEAAFIEMEIEATNGTVPQGQRPPPRIKNFQINNQIVKLKYCYTCKIFRPPRASHCSICDNCVERFDHHCPWVGNCVGKRNYRYFYLFILSLSLLTIYIFTFNIVYVALKSLKIGFLNTLKETPGTVLEVLICFFTLWSVVGLTGFHTFLVALNQTTNEDIKGSWTGKNRVQNPYSHGNIVKNCCEVLCGPLPPSVLDRRGILQQEESTAQEESCPRGPSTQEPTAAQDSGGQAEESRAPQKDGSLPHLSAVPAPSLSNAEMPEQKQLTSGELPVPSQNAGQAEH